DNA sequence from the Oceanipulchritudo coccoides genome:
ATAAAGGGGCGTGTAGTAGATCCGGTCGCGTCCGCTATCGACGAGGATTGGGGCGAGGCAGTAATTACGGGCATGATTGGGGCCGCCCCTGAAGTTAAGAAGCAGGTTCCAATCGATCCAGCCGGTCAGGTGGTGATTGAGTCCCTCAATGAGGTCCCTTGCATAGCGGTAAAAAGGCCGATATGGCGGGTGATCGGGCTTGTCCTCGTCACTGGCCCAGATGTAACCCCAATCGGTTGCTTCAGCCCGCCAATACCAATCGTCCTCAAGCCAGGCCCCGATTGTCTCATCGTCGCCCATCGCATCAATGCAACCTTCCGAGTGAAGGATCTGCTTGTCGGGAAAGGCCTGCTGGACCTGGTCGAGTACCTCACCCGAGGAAGAAACCGTGCTTTCGTACCAATGGACGGCGGTACCTGCGACAAACGCGGCCGCCTCTTCGTCCCCAAGAATGGTGTTGGTCCAGTCGATCAATTCGTCATCGCGGTTCTGGTCAAAGATCCAGATCAGAATGTCGAGTTCCGCTTTCTTGAGGGTCGGTCCAAGATGATCCTTGATAAGCACCCGCATTTCATCGGGCGTGAAATGCGTGCTTTCCCAATTAGCGCCGTTGCCAAGAGGCTCGTTCATCGGGGTGATTCCCCAGATCGGGATGCCTTCAGCCGCGTAGGCACGAATGTATTTTACCAGATAGTCCGAAAAGACCCCGTAATATTCCGGGAGCAGTTTACCGCCGTTCCAGGTCTTGTTGTCCTTCATCCAAGGCGGAGCCGTCCACGGTGAAGCAAGAATCCGGAAATCCGCCCCAGCGACTGCCTGCGCCGACTTGATCAGTGGCAAAAGCCAGGTCCGGTCGGGTTCAATGGAAAAATGTTCCAGCTCAAGGTCCCCGGTCACAGGGGCGTAGGTGAAATTGCGGAGGGAAAAATCACAGCTCGCGATATGGGTGCGCGTTAGCGAATAATGTGCTCCCTCGGGAGAAAAGCAGGCCTTCAGTAATTCCGCCTGCCGCTCCTTCGAGAGTTCGTAAAAGACCTCGGCCGCCGACTCGGTAAAGGACCCCCCGATACCGAGAAGGGTCTGGAATTCCCGGGATGGATCCACCGACAAGACACGCACTTCCTCGGTTT
Encoded proteins:
- a CDS encoding glycoside hydrolase family 30 protein, which codes for MKLIPFFLLSILISTGLTAQIHQTTRQGDRLAKVRELSEIPETEEVRVLSVDPSREFQTLLGIGGSFTESAAEVFYELSKERQAELLKACFSPEGAHYSLTRTHIASCDFSLRNFTYAPVTGDLELEHFSIEPDRTWLLPLIKSAQAVAGADFRILASPWTAPPWMKDNKTWNGGKLLPEYYGVFSDYLVKYIRAYAAEGIPIWGITPMNEPLGNGANWESTHFTPDEMRVLIKDHLGPTLKKAELDILIWIFDQNRDDELIDWTNTILGDEEAAAFVAGTAVHWYESTVSSSGEVLDQVQQAFPDKQILHSEGCIDAMGDDETIGAWLEDDWYWRAEATDWGYIWASDEDKPDHPPYRPFYRYARDLIEGLNHHLTGWIDWNLLLNFRGGPNHARNYCLAPILVDSGRDRIYYTPLYYAMAHVSKFVRPGAVRVGLSGQDDAFLATAFRNPDQSIAVVVFNPLEEDALYSINLPGRPEPMTIRIPGQALQTVVLPAGS